A single Triticum dicoccoides isolate Atlit2015 ecotype Zavitan chromosome 2A, WEW_v2.0, whole genome shotgun sequence DNA region contains:
- the LOC119356862 gene encoding putative chloride channel-like protein CLC-g isoform X3, translated as MSPRLAPFPCPDAPVVGLRKLRYSFSAPFPSAVESVTVRWMPFCPIRLVATTGYKSGRDDGQLVSTPELHKHFLAFLLCRAPASMSTAAGPAGDLPATTALPGGVAPAVPAVADEHICVDVPRLQSNATSQVALVGTDFCPIESLDYELIENDVFKQDWRAQGRGHILRYFALKWALCFLVGALTAAAAFVANLGVENVAGAKFVVTSNRMFARRFESAFLVFLFSNFLLTMFATVLTVYVAPAAAGSGIPEVKAYLNGVDAPNIFCFKTLVVKVVGCIAAVSSSLHVGKAGPLVHTGACIASILGQGGSRKYRMTCKWLRHFKNDRDRRDLVTCGAGAGIAGAFRAPVAGVLFALETVSSRWRSALLWRAFFTTAVVAVVLRALIDICKRGRCGLFGKGGLIMFDVTSGYVNYHVIDLPPVITLAVFGGVLGSLYNFFLDKVLRLYNVINEKGRTYRLLLAATVSVCTSCCLFGLPWLAACKPCPTDSREACPSIGRSGNFKKFQCPMHNYNDLASLFFNTNDDTIRNLYSNGTDHEFHITSILVFFIASYFLGIFSYGLALPSGLFVPVILTGAAYGRLVGMLIGSQSTLDHGLFAVLGSAALLGGSMRMTVSVCVVILELTNNLLMLPLVMLVLIISKTVADAFNANVYDLLVKLKGFPFLEGHAEPYMRQLSVSDVVTGPLQTFNGIEKVGRIVDTLKATGHNGFPVVDEPPFSDTPLLYGLVLRSHLLVLLRKKEFISSSTASASDASKHFSPEDFAKRGSGKHDRIEDIELTAEELEMFVDLHPFTNTSPYTVVETMSLAKALILFREVGLRHLLVLPKTSKRAPVVGILTRHDFMPEHVLGLHPYLFKSRWKKVRFGKTAFSNFF; from the exons ATGTCGCCGAGGCTGGCTCCGTTCCCTTGCCCTGATGCCCCGGTTGTTGGCTTGCGTAAATTGCGTTACAGCTTCTCCGCTCCGTTCCCGTCAGCTGTCGAGAGTGTCACTGTCCGATGGATGCCCTTTTGTCCCATCCGTTTAGTTGCTACGACGGGGTACAAATCCGGCCGTGACGACGGGCAGCTGGTTTCAACGCCTGAGCTCCATA AGCATTTCCTTGCGTTTCTCTTATGCAGAGCACCTGCGTCCATGTCGACGGCGGCAGGACCAGCCGGCGACCTACCCGCCACGACGGCCTTGCCCGGCGGCGTTGCTCCTGCCGTTCCGGCCGTGGCCGACGAGCATATATGTGTCGACGTTCCTCGG CTGCAGTCCAACGCCACCTCCCAGGTCGCGCTCGTCGGCACCGACTTCTGCCCCATCGAGAGCCTCGACTACGA GCTGATCGAGAACGACGTGTTCAAGCAGGACTGGCGGGCGCAGGGGCGGGGCCACATCCTGCGCTACTTCGCGCTCAAGTGGGCGCTCTGCTTCCTTGTCGGcgcgctcaccgccgccgccgccttcgtcgccAACCTCGGCGTCGAGAACGTCGCCGGCGCCAAGTTCGTCGTCACCTCCAACCGCATGTTCGCGCGCAG GTTTGAATCGGCGTTTCTGGTCTTCCTGTTTTCGAATTTCCTGCTCACAATGTTCGCCACGGTGCTGACGGTGTACGTGGCGCCCGCGGCGGCCGGCTCCGGCATCCCGGAGGTGAAGGCCTACTTGAACGGCGTCGACGCACCCAACATTTTCTGTTTCAAGACTCTGGTGGTGAAG GTTGTGGGATGCATTGCTGCAGTATCATCATCACTGCATGTGGGAAAAGCTGGTCCTCTGGTACACACAGGTGCATGCATTGCATCAATACTTGGGCAAGGTGGCTCGCGTAAATACCGCATGACATGTAAATGGCTAAGGCACTTCAAGAATGATAGGGATCGGAGGGACCTTGTCACTTGTGGTGCTGGTGCTGGTATTGCTGGTGCTTTCAGGGCTCCAGTCGCCGGAGTTCTTTTTGCTCTGGAAACAGTGTCTTCACG ATGGAGGAGTGCCCTACTCTGGCGAGCTTTCTTCACAACGGCAGTTGTTGCCGTTGTGCTTAGGGCATTAATAGACATCTGTAAAAGAGGCCGGTGTGGCTTGTTCGGGAAAGGCGGTCTTATAATGTTTGATGTGACTTCGGGCTATgtcaactatcatgtgattgatttACCTCCGGTAATCACTCTAGCAGTTTTTGGAGGAGTACTGGGGAGCTTGTACAACTTCTTCCTTGACAAGGTTCTTCGTCTCTACAATGTTATCAACGA GAAAGGTCGAACTTACAGACTACTCCTGGCTGCAACAGTCTCCGTCTGTACTTCATGTTGCCTCTTTGGCTTACCATGGCTTGCAGCTTGCAAACCTTGCCCAACTGACTCAAGAGAAGCTTGTCCATCAATAGGGAGATCTGGAAATTTCAAGAAGTTCCAGTGTCCAATGCATAACTACAATGACTTGGCTAGCCTGTTCTTTAACACCAACGATGACACCATTAGAAACCTCTACAGTAACGGCACTGACCATGAGTTCCATATCACCtcgatccttgtgttctttattgcATCATATTTTCTGGGCATTTTCAGCTATGGCCTCGCCTTACCATCTGGCCTTTTCGTACCTGTTATTTTAACTGGTGCAGCTTACGGTCGTCTGGTTGGCATGCTGATTGGGTCGCAATCAACTTTGGATCATGGTCTTTTTGCGGTTCTTGGTTCTGCTGCCCTTCTAGGTGGATCGATGAGAATGACTGTCTCAGTTTGTGTTGTCATCCTAGAACTGACAAATAATCTGCTGATGCTTCCTCTGGTTATGCTGGTCCTTATCATATCAAAGACAGTGGCAGATGCTTTTAATGCAAATGTCTATGATCTGCTTGTTAAATTGAAGGGTTTTCCTTTTCTTGAAGGGCATGCTGAACCCTACATGCGACAACTGTCAGTTAGTGATGTTGTAACTGGCCCTCTACAGACATTCAATGGCATAGAGAAGGTTGGCCGTATTGTGGATACCTTGAAGGCAACCGGTCATAATGGTTTCCCTGTCGTTGATGAGCCACCGTTTTCAGATACTCCTCTGTTATATGGTCTAGTTCTTCGGTCGCACCTGCTTGTTCTGTTGAGGAAGAAAGAGTTCATCAGTAGTTCCACAGCTTCAGCATCAGATGCTTCAAAGCATTTCTCACCTGAGGATTTTGCTAAACGTGGTTCAGGAAAGCATGACAGAATTGAGGACATTGAATTAACTGCAGAAGAACTGGAAATGTTTGTAGACTTGCATCCTTTCACAAACACATCTCCTTACACTGTGGTTGAGACCATGTCCTTGGCTAAAGCTCTTATACTTTTTCGTGAAGTTGGATTAAGACACCTTTTGGTTCTTCCAAAAACTTCCAAG AGGGCGCCTGTTGTTGGCATATTAACACGGCACGACTTCATGCCTGAGCACGTATTGGGTCTCCATCCGTACCTGTTCAAGAGCAGATGGAAGAAGGTGCGATTTGGCAAGACAGCCTTCTCCAACTTCTTTTGA
- the LOC119356862 gene encoding putative chloride channel-like protein CLC-g isoform X1 — MSTAAGPAGDLPATTALPGGVAPAVPAVADEHICVDVPRDGAAAGAGAGPGGEDGSGDEEQRRNRRRFLLGGQLQSNATSQVALVGTDFCPIESLDYELIENDVFKQDWRAQGRGHILRYFALKWALCFLVGALTAAAAFVANLGVENVAGAKFVVTSNRMFARRFESAFLVFLFSNFLLTMFATVLTVYVAPAAAGSGIPEVKAYLNGVDAPNIFCFKTLVVKVVGCIAAVSSSLHVGKAGPLVHTGACIASILGQGGSRKYRMTCKWLRHFKNDRDRRDLVTCGAGAGIAGAFRAPVAGVLFALETVSSRWRSALLWRAFFTTAVVAVVLRALIDICKRGRCGLFGKGGLIMFDVTSGYVNYHVIDLPPVITLAVFGGVLGSLYNFFLDKVLRLYNVINEKGRTYRLLLAATVSVCTSCCLFGLPWLAACKPCPTDSREACPSIGRSGNFKKFQCPMHNYNDLASLFFNTNDDTIRNLYSNGTDHEFHITSILVFFIASYFLGIFSYGLALPSGLFVPVILTGAAYGRLVGMLIGSQSTLDHGLFAVLGSAALLGGSMRMTVSVCVVILELTNNLLMLPLVMLVLIISKTVADAFNANVYDLLVKLKGFPFLEGHAEPYMRQLSVSDVVTGPLQTFNGIEKVGRIVDTLKATGHNGFPVVDEPPFSDTPLLYGLVLRSHLLVLLRKKEFISSSTASASDASKHFSPEDFAKRGSGKHDRIEDIELTAEELEMFVDLHPFTNTSPYTVVETMSLAKALILFREVGLRHLLVLPKTSKRAPVVGILTRHDFMPEHVLGLHPYLFKSRWKKVRFGKTAFSNFF, encoded by the exons ATGTCGACGGCGGCAGGACCAGCCGGCGACCTACCCGCCACGACGGCCTTGCCCGGCGGCGTTGCTCCTGCCGTTCCGGCCGTGGCCGACGAGCATATATGTGTCGACGTTCCTCGG gacggcgcggcggcgggggcgggggcggggccggGAGGCGAAGACGGCTCCGGCGACGAGGAGCAGCGGCGGAACCGGCGCAGGTTCCTCCTCGGCGGCCAGCTGCAGTCCAACGCCACCTCCCAGGTCGCGCTCGTCGGCACCGACTTCTGCCCCATCGAGAGCCTCGACTACGA GCTGATCGAGAACGACGTGTTCAAGCAGGACTGGCGGGCGCAGGGGCGGGGCCACATCCTGCGCTACTTCGCGCTCAAGTGGGCGCTCTGCTTCCTTGTCGGcgcgctcaccgccgccgccgccttcgtcgccAACCTCGGCGTCGAGAACGTCGCCGGCGCCAAGTTCGTCGTCACCTCCAACCGCATGTTCGCGCGCAG GTTTGAATCGGCGTTTCTGGTCTTCCTGTTTTCGAATTTCCTGCTCACAATGTTCGCCACGGTGCTGACGGTGTACGTGGCGCCCGCGGCGGCCGGCTCCGGCATCCCGGAGGTGAAGGCCTACTTGAACGGCGTCGACGCACCCAACATTTTCTGTTTCAAGACTCTGGTGGTGAAG GTTGTGGGATGCATTGCTGCAGTATCATCATCACTGCATGTGGGAAAAGCTGGTCCTCTGGTACACACAGGTGCATGCATTGCATCAATACTTGGGCAAGGTGGCTCGCGTAAATACCGCATGACATGTAAATGGCTAAGGCACTTCAAGAATGATAGGGATCGGAGGGACCTTGTCACTTGTGGTGCTGGTGCTGGTATTGCTGGTGCTTTCAGGGCTCCAGTCGCCGGAGTTCTTTTTGCTCTGGAAACAGTGTCTTCACG ATGGAGGAGTGCCCTACTCTGGCGAGCTTTCTTCACAACGGCAGTTGTTGCCGTTGTGCTTAGGGCATTAATAGACATCTGTAAAAGAGGCCGGTGTGGCTTGTTCGGGAAAGGCGGTCTTATAATGTTTGATGTGACTTCGGGCTATgtcaactatcatgtgattgatttACCTCCGGTAATCACTCTAGCAGTTTTTGGAGGAGTACTGGGGAGCTTGTACAACTTCTTCCTTGACAAGGTTCTTCGTCTCTACAATGTTATCAACGA GAAAGGTCGAACTTACAGACTACTCCTGGCTGCAACAGTCTCCGTCTGTACTTCATGTTGCCTCTTTGGCTTACCATGGCTTGCAGCTTGCAAACCTTGCCCAACTGACTCAAGAGAAGCTTGTCCATCAATAGGGAGATCTGGAAATTTCAAGAAGTTCCAGTGTCCAATGCATAACTACAATGACTTGGCTAGCCTGTTCTTTAACACCAACGATGACACCATTAGAAACCTCTACAGTAACGGCACTGACCATGAGTTCCATATCACCtcgatccttgtgttctttattgcATCATATTTTCTGGGCATTTTCAGCTATGGCCTCGCCTTACCATCTGGCCTTTTCGTACCTGTTATTTTAACTGGTGCAGCTTACGGTCGTCTGGTTGGCATGCTGATTGGGTCGCAATCAACTTTGGATCATGGTCTTTTTGCGGTTCTTGGTTCTGCTGCCCTTCTAGGTGGATCGATGAGAATGACTGTCTCAGTTTGTGTTGTCATCCTAGAACTGACAAATAATCTGCTGATGCTTCCTCTGGTTATGCTGGTCCTTATCATATCAAAGACAGTGGCAGATGCTTTTAATGCAAATGTCTATGATCTGCTTGTTAAATTGAAGGGTTTTCCTTTTCTTGAAGGGCATGCTGAACCCTACATGCGACAACTGTCAGTTAGTGATGTTGTAACTGGCCCTCTACAGACATTCAATGGCATAGAGAAGGTTGGCCGTATTGTGGATACCTTGAAGGCAACCGGTCATAATGGTTTCCCTGTCGTTGATGAGCCACCGTTTTCAGATACTCCTCTGTTATATGGTCTAGTTCTTCGGTCGCACCTGCTTGTTCTGTTGAGGAAGAAAGAGTTCATCAGTAGTTCCACAGCTTCAGCATCAGATGCTTCAAAGCATTTCTCACCTGAGGATTTTGCTAAACGTGGTTCAGGAAAGCATGACAGAATTGAGGACATTGAATTAACTGCAGAAGAACTGGAAATGTTTGTAGACTTGCATCCTTTCACAAACACATCTCCTTACACTGTGGTTGAGACCATGTCCTTGGCTAAAGCTCTTATACTTTTTCGTGAAGTTGGATTAAGACACCTTTTGGTTCTTCCAAAAACTTCCAAG AGGGCGCCTGTTGTTGGCATATTAACACGGCACGACTTCATGCCTGAGCACGTATTGGGTCTCCATCCGTACCTGTTCAAGAGCAGATGGAAGAAGGTGCGATTTGGCAAGACAGCCTTCTCCAACTTCTTTTGA
- the LOC119356862 gene encoding putative chloride channel-like protein CLC-g isoform X2 — protein MAPREQAGAGAAGGAADPEADIEAPLISYSSSFFQDGAAAGAGAGPGGEDGSGDEEQRRNRRRFLLGGQLQSNATSQVALVGTDFCPIESLDYELIENDVFKQDWRAQGRGHILRYFALKWALCFLVGALTAAAAFVANLGVENVAGAKFVVTSNRMFARRFESAFLVFLFSNFLLTMFATVLTVYVAPAAAGSGIPEVKAYLNGVDAPNIFCFKTLVVKVVGCIAAVSSSLHVGKAGPLVHTGACIASILGQGGSRKYRMTCKWLRHFKNDRDRRDLVTCGAGAGIAGAFRAPVAGVLFALETVSSRWRSALLWRAFFTTAVVAVVLRALIDICKRGRCGLFGKGGLIMFDVTSGYVNYHVIDLPPVITLAVFGGVLGSLYNFFLDKVLRLYNVINEKGRTYRLLLAATVSVCTSCCLFGLPWLAACKPCPTDSREACPSIGRSGNFKKFQCPMHNYNDLASLFFNTNDDTIRNLYSNGTDHEFHITSILVFFIASYFLGIFSYGLALPSGLFVPVILTGAAYGRLVGMLIGSQSTLDHGLFAVLGSAALLGGSMRMTVSVCVVILELTNNLLMLPLVMLVLIISKTVADAFNANVYDLLVKLKGFPFLEGHAEPYMRQLSVSDVVTGPLQTFNGIEKVGRIVDTLKATGHNGFPVVDEPPFSDTPLLYGLVLRSHLLVLLRKKEFISSSTASASDASKHFSPEDFAKRGSGKHDRIEDIELTAEELEMFVDLHPFTNTSPYTVVETMSLAKALILFREVGLRHLLVLPKTSKRAPVVGILTRHDFMPEHVLGLHPYLFKSRWKKVRFGKTAFSNFF, from the exons ATGGCTCCGAGGGAACAGGCGGGCGCCGGGGCCGCGGGCGGCGCGGCGGATCCGGAGGCCGACATCGAGGCCCCTCTCATCTCCTACAGCTCCTCCTTCTTCCAggacggcgcggcggcgggggcgggggcggggccggGAGGCGAAGACGGCTCCGGCGACGAGGAGCAGCGGCGGAACCGGCGCAGGTTCCTCCTCGGCGGCCAGCTGCAGTCCAACGCCACCTCCCAGGTCGCGCTCGTCGGCACCGACTTCTGCCCCATCGAGAGCCTCGACTACGA GCTGATCGAGAACGACGTGTTCAAGCAGGACTGGCGGGCGCAGGGGCGGGGCCACATCCTGCGCTACTTCGCGCTCAAGTGGGCGCTCTGCTTCCTTGTCGGcgcgctcaccgccgccgccgccttcgtcgccAACCTCGGCGTCGAGAACGTCGCCGGCGCCAAGTTCGTCGTCACCTCCAACCGCATGTTCGCGCGCAG GTTTGAATCGGCGTTTCTGGTCTTCCTGTTTTCGAATTTCCTGCTCACAATGTTCGCCACGGTGCTGACGGTGTACGTGGCGCCCGCGGCGGCCGGCTCCGGCATCCCGGAGGTGAAGGCCTACTTGAACGGCGTCGACGCACCCAACATTTTCTGTTTCAAGACTCTGGTGGTGAAG GTTGTGGGATGCATTGCTGCAGTATCATCATCACTGCATGTGGGAAAAGCTGGTCCTCTGGTACACACAGGTGCATGCATTGCATCAATACTTGGGCAAGGTGGCTCGCGTAAATACCGCATGACATGTAAATGGCTAAGGCACTTCAAGAATGATAGGGATCGGAGGGACCTTGTCACTTGTGGTGCTGGTGCTGGTATTGCTGGTGCTTTCAGGGCTCCAGTCGCCGGAGTTCTTTTTGCTCTGGAAACAGTGTCTTCACG ATGGAGGAGTGCCCTACTCTGGCGAGCTTTCTTCACAACGGCAGTTGTTGCCGTTGTGCTTAGGGCATTAATAGACATCTGTAAAAGAGGCCGGTGTGGCTTGTTCGGGAAAGGCGGTCTTATAATGTTTGATGTGACTTCGGGCTATgtcaactatcatgtgattgatttACCTCCGGTAATCACTCTAGCAGTTTTTGGAGGAGTACTGGGGAGCTTGTACAACTTCTTCCTTGACAAGGTTCTTCGTCTCTACAATGTTATCAACGA GAAAGGTCGAACTTACAGACTACTCCTGGCTGCAACAGTCTCCGTCTGTACTTCATGTTGCCTCTTTGGCTTACCATGGCTTGCAGCTTGCAAACCTTGCCCAACTGACTCAAGAGAAGCTTGTCCATCAATAGGGAGATCTGGAAATTTCAAGAAGTTCCAGTGTCCAATGCATAACTACAATGACTTGGCTAGCCTGTTCTTTAACACCAACGATGACACCATTAGAAACCTCTACAGTAACGGCACTGACCATGAGTTCCATATCACCtcgatccttgtgttctttattgcATCATATTTTCTGGGCATTTTCAGCTATGGCCTCGCCTTACCATCTGGCCTTTTCGTACCTGTTATTTTAACTGGTGCAGCTTACGGTCGTCTGGTTGGCATGCTGATTGGGTCGCAATCAACTTTGGATCATGGTCTTTTTGCGGTTCTTGGTTCTGCTGCCCTTCTAGGTGGATCGATGAGAATGACTGTCTCAGTTTGTGTTGTCATCCTAGAACTGACAAATAATCTGCTGATGCTTCCTCTGGTTATGCTGGTCCTTATCATATCAAAGACAGTGGCAGATGCTTTTAATGCAAATGTCTATGATCTGCTTGTTAAATTGAAGGGTTTTCCTTTTCTTGAAGGGCATGCTGAACCCTACATGCGACAACTGTCAGTTAGTGATGTTGTAACTGGCCCTCTACAGACATTCAATGGCATAGAGAAGGTTGGCCGTATTGTGGATACCTTGAAGGCAACCGGTCATAATGGTTTCCCTGTCGTTGATGAGCCACCGTTTTCAGATACTCCTCTGTTATATGGTCTAGTTCTTCGGTCGCACCTGCTTGTTCTGTTGAGGAAGAAAGAGTTCATCAGTAGTTCCACAGCTTCAGCATCAGATGCTTCAAAGCATTTCTCACCTGAGGATTTTGCTAAACGTGGTTCAGGAAAGCATGACAGAATTGAGGACATTGAATTAACTGCAGAAGAACTGGAAATGTTTGTAGACTTGCATCCTTTCACAAACACATCTCCTTACACTGTGGTTGAGACCATGTCCTTGGCTAAAGCTCTTATACTTTTTCGTGAAGTTGGATTAAGACACCTTTTGGTTCTTCCAAAAACTTCCAAG AGGGCGCCTGTTGTTGGCATATTAACACGGCACGACTTCATGCCTGAGCACGTATTGGGTCTCCATCCGTACCTGTTCAAGAGCAGATGGAAGAAGGTGCGATTTGGCAAGACAGCCTTCTCCAACTTCTTTTGA